In the Synergistaceae bacterium DZ-S4 genome, GCGGTCCATCCGACAAGCTGGGTAACATTCAGCAGTGAAAAAAAGACCGAACCTCTCTGTCCGAAAGAAATTTTTACGGTCTCCATCGCGCTTTTTCCGGTTTCTGCACCTATGCGGCCTGCAAGATAGAGAGGTATGCAGCCAATAATATGCCCTATGACGACAGCCGCGGCGCCTCTCGAAAAACCAAGCGGAGCGATCAGACTCCCTGTAAGTATCTCCGCAATGGAGACCGCTGCGCCAAACCATATCAGCGCGCTTCCAAATACCGTTGCCCCTCCGTTATCCCTCATGATCTTTCCTCCCGTTCAAAAATAAAAGCGGGAAACGCCGGCTTCGCGTCTCCCGCTAAATTTTGCAATTTAGTGCGTTCCCTACGTTGGCATTATCCAAATCAGGTCCAGGGTCGAAGTCGATCACTTCCTCTCAGCCCGCCATGCAAGCTCCCCGAATATTCAGCTGTATGATGCAGGGCCATTATAGACCCTTAGGACGCCCCTATGTCAAGGGCACTCTCTCAAAGTCCTGTCATCTGCACTGTCCGTACCTCTTCCTGAGGTCCTCCGCTTCGCACCTCACCTGTTCGTCAGTGAGGACTATCCCCCCTCCTGCCGCCCTTGCAAGGATGAAAATTTTTGAAAAGACCTCAAGCATCTCGCAGCGCATCAGCGCTTCAGACAGGTCCTTGCCGGCACAGAGGGCACCGTGGTTTGAAAGAAAAACTCCCGTCCCGTCAGCAATTGCCCGTGATACGTTCTCGGCAAGCTCTTCAGTTCCTATCGGAGCATAGTCTGCAACAGGCACAGTTCCCCCGAAAAGTGCGACCTGGTTATCGGTTATCGGGAAAAGAGGCTGCCTTGAGGCCGCAATGGCGGTAGCGTAAAGAGAATGTGTATGTATGACTGCATTTATGTCTGTCCTTGACCTGTATATCCTCAGATGCAGTGATTTCTCTATCGACGGTTTCCTGGATCCTTCAAGGACCTTTCCTTCCGGGTCCAGCATCACTATATCTTCACACATCAGCCCCCGGTAATCCATCCCGCTTGGAGTGATCAGGATCCCTTTCTCTGTCCGGCAGCTGATATTCCCGCCGGTCCCCTGCACCAGACCTCTTTCAAGGATGAGGATCCCCGTTTTTATCATCTCTTTTCGAATATCTGCTTCATTTACCATACTCATCCCTCGCAAGTCTGCTCAGAACAGGAGTTATCATCAGGTTGACGACTCCCATTATAAGGAAAATGTTTATTACGGAAATATCAAGCATAAGCAGCATGGAGACAAATACCGCCGAAAGGACCATTCCGAAGGAATCTGTTATGTTAAGGCAGGCAACGACACGGGCCCTGTGTTCATCAGAGCTTCTTGACTGCATAAGCGCATACATCGGCACGCTGAATATGCCGCCCGATGCGGCAAGCATCAGAAAAGAAAATATGATCCCCCATGAACCGGGTTCTGCAATAAACTCCATGACTCCTGCCAGATGCCCCGTCTTTTGCACCGTAAGGCTGAAAAAATAGAGCAGGAGAGTTGCTGTCGTCATCCCGATACATCCGAACGGGACCAGCCTTGCGGAGATCTTTCCCTTCAGCAGTCTGTTGCAGAACGTCGAACCAAGCCCTACCCCCACCGAGAAGACAACAAGGAACAGTGTCGACACTTCTTCGTTCCCTCCCAGAATGTTCTTTGAAAATGTCGGAAACTGCGAGAGGAATACCGATCCGAGAAACCAGAACCAGCTGATGCCTAGAATGGATCTGAACACGGTCACATTCGGCCTTACATAGGATATTATTCCCATTGTCGATCTTAAAGGATTCCAGTCTATCTTCATGCATGCCACCGAGGGTCCGGCCTTTGGAATAAAAAGGCTCGAAATAAAACCGGCTACGGCAACACACACCACTCCTGCGGAAATCAACGCCCTTCCCTCGGGACGAAGTATCAGAAGCCCCCCGCAGAGAGTTCCGGTCAGGATCGCGATATAGGTCCCCGCACTCACCAGTCCGTTGCCTGCTACAAGTTCATCCTCATTAAGGTGCTGCGGAAGTATGCTGAATTTCAGAGGACCGAAAAATGCCGACTGCGCTCCCATGAAAAAGAGAAGCGCCACCAACCCCCACAGATTTAAAAATGTGAACGCAGCCGCCGTCATCACCATCAGAACGATCTCCACGAATTTGATGATCCTTATAAGGAATGATTTTTCATACTTGTCTGCCAGCTGTCCCGCTGTGGAAGAGAAGAGGAAGAAAGGGAGGATAAAGAGGCCTGCGATAGAGGTGATCAATATCTGTGCGTTCAGCCCGTATTCTTCTGCCAGCCTGAACGTGATCAGTATCACCAGGGCATTCTTGAACAGGTTGTCGTTGAATGCACCAAAAAACTGCGTGAGAAAAAGCGGCAGGAACCGTCTGACTATTAAGAGCTCAAACTGAGTCTTGATCCCGGCGTCCCCCTCAGTACATATTTTTGCTTACTGGACCTATTGTTTCTTCGCAACATCCTCAAGCGAGAGTCCCCTGGTATGTTCCGTCTTGACCCAGGTACCCTGATCCTTTGCAAGAAATGCGGCCTTGAAAATGATCGGTATCCAGGTCAGCCCGAACCAGAAGTAGGCAAATGTGTCCTTTACATACCTCAGCGTGAATTTTTTCTCATGCATCGAAGGGCCTACTATCACGCATATCAGGCAGAAGGCAATGATGAAGAATATGGGGAGCCCGAAAAAGAGCACCCAATCCACCATCGTCTGGGGCGTGCTCTCGGATACCGTGGGGAAGAGGACCATGTTGTTTATCAGGGTGTAGGCCATTCCTGCAAACATTATTATTATGCCGAGGCATGATTTGGCAGGTGCCAGCAGATAGAGGAAGAGGTCCAGGTACTGGAGCTTCCTCGTGACAAAGAAGGACCTGAGAGCATCCATCCCGTAGTGCCAGAACACCCAGTAATGTCCCTGCATCCACCTGGTGCGCTGCCTTTTTGATACCGCCATGCTCTGCGGCTTTTCGTCATATATTACCGCTGCGTCGTTCCAGTGCACCCTGCTTCCCGACAGGATGAGCCTTGTGGACATCTCAAGGTCCTCGGTCAGGCTTTCAAGGTTCCATCCTATCCTCTCAAGGGTCGCGGCCCTTATCACAAGTCCTGTTCCGCCAAGCGTGCATGAAAGGCCCCACAGTCCCCTGGCAAGCTGCCAGAACCTGTTGGAAAACCAGTAAGCCAGCGCATAAGACCTGGTAAGCCAGTTGTCGTCAGGGTTCTTAACGTCGAGTACTCCTTGTATCGCTTCAGCTTCAGGGTGCAGCTCCATATAGTTGTTCATGTTCATAAGAAAGTTGGCATCCACAAGGTTGTCCGCGTCAAACATTGCAAGAGCGTCCGCCTTTTCCATCGGCAGCTGTGTCAGGGCCCATCTTACATTCCAGGTCTTGCCGTTGCGCTCCTTGTCAAACCGCTCAAGTGCGACGGCTCCGTTGGTGCGGGCAAGATCGGCGGTATTGTCCTGACAGTTGTCGCATGAAACATAGACTGTGTAGCAGTTTTTGGGGTAATTCTGTTCGGCAAGGCTCTTGAGCAGGGGCGATATCACCTGTGCTTCGTTATGTGCTGGTATAAGCACGATGAATCTGCGATAACGCTTCGCACGCGGCATCTCTTTCTGATTCCAGAATCCTCTTATGCTTACTGCTATCTGGTATATCCCGTCGGACATCAAAAGAGCAAGGAGGGAGTACAGGACGAACTGCAGTATCCACCATCCCCACCATATAAACCAATAAATCAATTCCTGCGGATCTTCCATAAATTTCATTCCTCCTGCAAAAGAGCACAAAAAAAGGACCTCAAAGACCTGCGGTCTCTGGTGAAGGCATCAGAAACAGATACTTTACCGGTAAAGAATATCACTTATCAGATTTTTTTCCAGAATGATATCATTATAGCTCAGTCTGAGGTCTACTTCTTTAGTAATTTCATCATACTCTGAGGCATCGATCAGCTCATGTGTCCCTATCCTGGTCGCCCTTTTGACTGCGGGTTCCACAAAGACTCCGTTGATTATATAAGATCCGTTCCTGAATATTACAGGGTCAGGTCCGTTATCGAGAGAGAGATCCTTTCCAAAGCAAGTCTCGACCTTCACTCCCAATAAGCCTGCAGTCGTCGGGAATATGTCCATCTGCCCCGTGTCGGTATAGATGGTCCCCTTCATGGTTTTTTCCCCAGGGATTCGGAATATCAGCGGGACTCTGCGTGTCTCTTTCCATTCTATAGTCTCTTCGATCTTTTTACCGATCAGTTTTTCCATCTCTTCCTTGTAGGCAATGGGAACTGCAGGGTGGTCTCCATACAGTACTATGAGGCTTTTCTTATCCAGACCGGATGATCTCAGTCCGTCAAGGAACCTTCCAAGCTCCCTGTCAAAGTAGTTCATTGCTGTAATGTAATCTCCCAAAAGCGTCTTTTTCATCTCCTCAGGCAAGGGGAAAGAGCCGTCGTCGAGACCTTCAAAGTTATAGGGATGGTGTCCGCTCAGCGTTACTATAAAGCCGTAAAAGGGACCATTTGCCTTCTTAAAAATATTCAGGGCCTCCGTGAATATCGTCCTGTCGCTCAGACCGAGACCAATGACTTCGCCATCCGGAAATGTGTTGCGGCTGTATTGTCTGTCAAAGTACAGCTTGGGATGCATCCTGTGACAGTTCCAGAAAGCACTATATGTTCCCTGAATAACAAATGCATCGTACCCTCTCTTTTTCAGCGCTTTTGCAAGCGAGTTGTAGCTGTTGTTGGCAAATCTCGTGTATGCGGCACCTGAAGCAGACGGGAAAAAGCCCGTATTGGCCATAAATTCTGAATCTGAACTGAGACCGCCGGCAGTCTGATCCCAGGCATTTGGAAAATATAAAGAGTTTTCGGCAAAACGGTTTAGGTTCGGAGTCACCTCTGTCCCGTTGATCCGGAGTCCGACTACAAACTGCTGCAGGGCCTCGCATTGTATCATGATCAGATTTTTGCCCCTGGCCGGCGGAGTTTTGTTGGTCTTTATTCTTTTGTCAAACCAGCCGCGCAGTTCATCTATCTTACGCTGAGGAACGTTGTCGGGTTCAAATGCCTTAACGGTGAGGGATATAACGTCCCCCCAATGGAAAGAAGCGGTGCTGACCCAGGCGCATACCGAGAGCCTGTCATACATGGCGCTCATGATGTTGGGCCGTTCTTCCCTGAGTCTCCAGCCTGCGAAGACCTGAACAGAGACCGCAAGAAAAAGGATGAAAAGTGAGACCGATATCCTTTTCCGGGAAATTTTCTCAAAGCACAGTGCAATCCGTTCCCTTTTCAGCATCCACATAATGAGCGGGATGTCAGCGAAGATGAGTACATCCCGCAGCTTGAGCAGAGACCAGATGGACTTAGCTATCAGCCCGGTCTGGGGCAGGAGAAGTATATCATGGAATATGAAGATATCCGAATAATATCTTATGAAGAGAACATCAGTAAGGACAAGCACCGAAAATAGGATGTCGATCATCAGCAGGGCCCTGCTCCTGTATTTTGCCGGGACAATAGAGACCGGGATGATCACGGACAGGATGGCCGCAAGCGACGGGATCGCCACGGCGATGGCCCGAAGCGTATGCCTAACAGGATGCGCTTTCATGCTTCCGAAGGATGGCCAGTTCAGCACATCAGCCACCATGTAATCTACGACAAAAAATTTGATCCATACTATAAGTGCCAGCAGGATCAATATCCTAAGCTCTCTCTGACGGCATTCCATTTCTTTTGCAGGCAGGATGCGCATTTTTTCAGTCTTCTCCCGCTAACTCGGGGATCAGGTCATGTTCAAGTATCATGTCGCTGTACCCGAGACGTCTCTTTACCTTTCCCGCTGCCGCTGCATATTTGCGGTAATCCGCAGCCTTCCCTTCAGACATGTCCGTTGCCCTCTCTGAAGAGGGCTCGACAAACACATTGTTTATTATAAATGAACCGTTCCTGAATATTACCGGCTCACTTTCATCTTCTCCAAAAAGGTTTTTGCCAAAACCTGTCCTGAACTTCAGATCCATAAGATCCGCCAGCGTATCGGGCAAATCGATCAGGCCTGCAGGCCGGCTGATCTCACCGGAAGGCAGGATCCCTCCCGGGATCCTTATCAGGAGGGGTATCCTCTGCATACCCTTCCATTCCCATTCATCTTTCAGGCTTCTGTCCAGGAGCTTTTCGAGGCTTGACCTGTCCCAGGCCGGAATGGCTGTATGGTCCCCGTACACGGCTATAACAGACGAATCCAGAAGCCCCCTTTGCCTCAGGCCTTCGATGAACATTCCGAACTGGTCATCGAAATACTTCATCGACGTCAGGTAGTTTCCCATAAGAGTCCCTTTGAAGTATCCGGTATCCAGCCGGGCAGCTTTGAAGATACCCTCAAAGTTGTAAGGGTAATGGCTTGTCAAAGTTATCATAAAGGCATAGAAAGGTTTCTCGGTTTTATCAAGGATATCAAGCGACTGTCTGAAGAAACTCGCATCACTGAGACCCATTCCTATGTTTTCATCGGCAGTAAAGTCCATTTTGCTGAAAAATCTGTCGAATCCCATTGAAGGATACATCCTGTTCCTGTTCCAGAAACCGGGCCTGTCTCCGTGAAGTGCTATGGATCTGTATCCTTTTTCTCCCAGGATCTTGGGGAGTGCCTCGTACCTGTTCCCGGCAAACCTCGTATAGGCAACTCCCGTCACAGAGGGGTAAAGGCCTGTATTCACTATGAATTCTGCATCAGAGCTGTTGCCCAGTGAAGTCTGGTTGTAAATTTTACTGAAATATGCCGCTTCCCGGGCAAACCTGTTGATGTTTGGGGTAACTTCGGTCCCTTTTATCTTCAGGCCTATAACAAACTGCTGCAGGGACTCGACCTGGATGATTATCAGGTTCCTGCCCCTGGCTATTCCGGCGTATTTGCCGGGAAGACGGCTATTATACCTCGTCTCGTAAAATTTTTTAATTTCTGAGAGCTGTTCATCAGGCAGCCTCTCCTTGAAAAAGAAATGGCCGAATGCATTTTTCGCGTCAGCCAGATGATACGTCAGCGCACCGATGTTGTTGCAGACTGCCGGACGGTCCCACATCGAGCTTAATACTCCGGGCACCTTTTTCTGATAAGAATCAAACCTGTACCATACTGCCGATGCACCGACGATAATCAGCAGCATTGAAAAGAGAAGACGCTTGACCGTTATTTTTTTGAAAAAGGGATATGAAGTGAAACTGCGCGAAAGGTAAATGAAAAGTATGAAAAGCGGGATGTCGGCAAAATAGAGGAAATCTGCCGGGCGGATAAGTGCAGCAACGGAATCTGCTATCTCTCCGACCTGCGTTGAAAGTCCTATGTTCATGAATGTGAACATGTCAGAGTAATAACGGAGGTGGAGCAGGTCGGTCAACGCCAGGGCCGTCATCAGAAAATCAAGCACAAGAGCTGCAGATCCCCTCATCTTTCTCCAGAAGAGAGAGACCGTGACAGTGAGTATCAGAATTATGCCTGCGGATGAAGCGGCGGAGGCCAGATATCTCGCGGCATGACGTGAAACGGAATATTCCAGAAAGTAAAATTTAACGAACAGGGCTGCAAATAAAAGGATAAAAAATACCGGCTCTCTTCTGTCCCTGGTTTTTCCGGCAAAATAACT is a window encoding:
- a CDS encoding MFS transporter encodes the protein MPLFLTQFFGAFNDNLFKNALVILITFRLAEEYGLNAQILITSIAGLFILPFFLFSSTAGQLADKYEKSFLIRIIKFVEIVLMVMTAAAFTFLNLWGLVALLFFMGAQSAFFGPLKFSILPQHLNEDELVAGNGLVSAGTYIAILTGTLCGGLLILRPEGRALISAGVVCVAVAGFISSLFIPKAGPSVACMKIDWNPLRSTMGIISYVRPNVTVFRSILGISWFWFLGSVFLSQFPTFSKNILGGNEEVSTLFLVVFSVGVGLGSTFCNRLLKGKISARLVPFGCIGMTTATLLLYFFSLTVQKTGHLAGVMEFIAEPGSWGIIFSFLMLAASGGIFSVPMYALMQSRSSDEHRARVVACLNITDSFGMVLSAVFVSMLLMLDISVINIFLIMGVVNLMITPVLSRLARDEYGK
- a CDS encoding class II aldolase/adducin family protein, producing the protein MVNEADIRKEMIKTGILILERGLVQGTGGNISCRTEKGILITPSGMDYRGLMCEDIVMLDPEGKVLEGSRKPSIEKSLHLRIYRSRTDINAVIHTHSLYATAIAASRQPLFPITDNQVALFGGTVPVADYAPIGTEELAENVSRAIADGTGVFLSNHGALCAGKDLSEALMRCEMLEVFSKIFILARAAGGGIVLTDEQVRCEAEDLRKRYGQCR
- a CDS encoding glycosyltransferase codes for the protein MEDPQELIYWFIWWGWWILQFVLYSLLALLMSDGIYQIAVSIRGFWNQKEMPRAKRYRRFIVLIPAHNEAQVISPLLKSLAEQNYPKNCYTVYVSCDNCQDNTADLARTNGAVALERFDKERNGKTWNVRWALTQLPMEKADALAMFDADNLVDANFLMNMNNYMELHPEAEAIQGVLDVKNPDDNWLTRSYALAYWFSNRFWQLARGLWGLSCTLGGTGLVIRAATLERIGWNLESLTEDLEMSTRLILSGSRVHWNDAAVIYDEKPQSMAVSKRQRTRWMQGHYWVFWHYGMDALRSFFVTRKLQYLDLFLYLLAPAKSCLGIIIMFAGMAYTLINNMVLFPTVSESTPQTMVDWVLFFGLPIFFIIAFCLICVIVGPSMHEKKFTLRYVKDTFAYFWFGLTWIPIIFKAAFLAKDQGTWVKTEHTRGLSLEDVAKKQ
- a CDS encoding LTA synthase family protein, whose amino-acid sequence is MGLYGNSYFAGKTRDRREPVFFILLFAALFVKFYFLEYSVSRHAARYLASAASSAGIILILTVTVSLFWRKMRGSAALVLDFLMTALALTDLLHLRYYSDMFTFMNIGLSTQVGEIADSVAALIRPADFLYFADIPLFILFIYLSRSFTSYPFFKKITVKRLLFSMLLIIVGASAVWYRFDSYQKKVPGVLSSMWDRPAVCNNIGALTYHLADAKNAFGHFFFKERLPDEQLSEIKKFYETRYNSRLPGKYAGIARGRNLIIIQVESLQQFVIGLKIKGTEVTPNINRFAREAAYFSKIYNQTSLGNSSDAEFIVNTGLYPSVTGVAYTRFAGNRYEALPKILGEKGYRSIALHGDRPGFWNRNRMYPSMGFDRFFSKMDFTADENIGMGLSDASFFRQSLDILDKTEKPFYAFMITLTSHYPYNFEGIFKAARLDTGYFKGTLMGNYLTSMKYFDDQFGMFIEGLRQRGLLDSSVIAVYGDHTAIPAWDRSSLEKLLDRSLKDEWEWKGMQRIPLLIRIPGGILPSGEISRPAGLIDLPDTLADLMDLKFRTGFGKNLFGEDESEPVIFRNGSFIINNVFVEPSSERATDMSEGKAADYRKYAAAAGKVKRRLGYSDMILEHDLIPELAGED
- a CDS encoding LTA synthase family protein, giving the protein MECRQRELRILILLALIVWIKFFVVDYMVADVLNWPSFGSMKAHPVRHTLRAIAVAIPSLAAILSVIIPVSIVPAKYRSRALLMIDILFSVLVLTDVLFIRYYSDIFIFHDILLLPQTGLIAKSIWSLLKLRDVLIFADIPLIMWMLKRERIALCFEKISRKRISVSLFILFLAVSVQVFAGWRLREERPNIMSAMYDRLSVCAWVSTASFHWGDVISLTVKAFEPDNVPQRKIDELRGWFDKRIKTNKTPPARGKNLIMIQCEALQQFVVGLRINGTEVTPNLNRFAENSLYFPNAWDQTAGGLSSDSEFMANTGFFPSASGAAYTRFANNSYNSLAKALKKRGYDAFVIQGTYSAFWNCHRMHPKLYFDRQYSRNTFPDGEVIGLGLSDRTIFTEALNIFKKANGPFYGFIVTLSGHHPYNFEGLDDGSFPLPEEMKKTLLGDYITAMNYFDRELGRFLDGLRSSGLDKKSLIVLYGDHPAVPIAYKEEMEKLIGKKIEETIEWKETRRVPLIFRIPGEKTMKGTIYTDTGQMDIFPTTAGLLGVKVETCFGKDLSLDNGPDPVIFRNGSYIINGVFVEPAVKRATRIGTHELIDASEYDEITKEVDLRLSYNDIILEKNLISDILYR